One region of Phragmites australis chromosome 18, lpPhrAust1.1, whole genome shotgun sequence genomic DNA includes:
- the LOC133898431 gene encoding uncharacterized protein LOC133898431: MGRPRGKGKKPIEDANNDDDGSGGEEVAVAPTHKRSGRPQKPLKDDAADAENIAAEVEEDGDDIVLVVPGKESKGSTESGGKKKRRRRRRRRRLKRSSDDSAEEGVEDDRVKRKSNGFRQNGSRRKSTPRRAAEAGVECK, encoded by the coding sequence ATGGGTAGGCCTAGAGGGAAGGGCAAGAAACCAATCGAAGATGCGAATAACGACGAcgatggcagcggcggcgaggaggtggcTGTGGCTCCAACCCACAAGAGGAGTGGACGGCCTCAGAAGCCTCTCAAGGATGACGCTGCCGACGCGGAGAACATCGCCgctgaggtggaggaggacggAGATGACATCGTACTGGTTGTGCCGGGCAAGGAGTCCAAGGGCTCAACTGAGAGTGGAGGGAagaagaagcggcggcggcggcggcggcggcggcggctgaagCGTAGCTCCGACGACTCGGCGGAGGAGGGAGTCGAGGATGACCGTGTGAAGCGGAAATCGAATGGGTTCCGGCAGAACGGAAGCCGGCGGAAGAGCACTCCCCGGCGAGCTGCCGAGGCTGGAGTGGAATGCAAGTGA